Proteins found in one Mustela lutreola isolate mMusLut2 chromosome 12, mMusLut2.pri, whole genome shotgun sequence genomic segment:
- the LINGO2 gene encoding leucine-rich repeat and immunoglobulin-like domain-containing nogo receptor-interacting protein 2: protein MLHTAISCWQPFLGLAVVLLFMGSTIGCPARCECSAQNKSVSCHRRRLIAIPEGIPIETKILDLSKNRLKSVNPEEFISYPLLEEIDLSDNIIANVEPGAFNNLFNLRSLRLKGNRLKLVPLGVFTGLSNLTKLDISENKIVILLDYMFQDLHNLKSLEVGDNDLVYISHRAFSGLLSLEQLTLEKCNLTAVPTEALSHLRSLISLHLKHLNINTMPVYAFKRLFHLKHLEIDYWPLLDMMPANSLYGLNLTSLSITNTNLSTVPFLAFKHLVYLTHLNLSYNPISAIEAGMFSDLIRLQELHIVGAQLRTIEPHSFQGLRFLRVLNVSQNLLETLEENVFSSPRALEVLSINNNPLACDCRLLWILQRHPTLQFGGQQPMCAGPDTIRERSFKDFHSTALSFYFTCKKPKIREKKLQHLLVDEGQTVQLECSADGDPQPVISWVTPRRRFITAKSNGRATVLGDGTLEIRFAQDQDSGMYVCIASNAAGNDTYTASLTVKGFTSDRFLYANRTPMYMTDSNDTMSNGTNANTFSLDLKTILVSTAMGCFTFLGVVLFCFLLLFVWSRGKGKHKNSIDLEYVPRKNNGAVVEGEVAGPRRFNMKMI from the coding sequence ATGCTTCACACGGCCATATCATGTTGGCAGCCATTCCTGGGTCTGGCTGTGGTGTTACTCTTCATGGGATCCACCATTGGCTGCCCTGCTCGCTGTGAGTGCTCTGCCCAGAACAAATCCGTAAGCTGCCACAGAAGGCGGCTGATCGCCATCCCAGAGGGCATTCCCATTGAGACCAAAATCTTGGACCTCAGCAAGAACAGGCTGAAGAGTGTCAACCCTGAAGAGTTCATATCCTATCCTCTGCTGGAGGAGATAGATTTGAGTGACAACATCATCGCCAATGTGGAGCCCGGAGCTTTTAACAATCTCTTTAACCTTCGTTCCCTCCGCCTCAAAGGCAACCGCCTGAAACTGGTCCCTTTAGGGGTCTTCACGGGGCTATCCAACCTCACCAAGCTGGACATTAGTGAGAATAAGATTGTCATTTTACTGGACTACATGTTCCAGGACCTGCACAACCTGAAGTCTCTAGAGGTGGGGGACAACGATTTGGTTTATATATCACACAGGGCTTTCAGCGGACTGCTTAGCTTGGAGCAGCTCACCCTGGAGAAATGCAACCTCACGGCAGTACCCACAGAAGCCCTTTCCCACCTCCGCAGCCTCATTAGCCTGCATCTGAAGCATCTCAATATCAACACTATGCCTGTGTATGCCTTTAAACGACTGTTCCACCTGAAACATCTAGAGATCGACTATTGGCCATTACTGGATATGATGCCTGCCAATAGCCTCTACGGTCTCAACCTCACGTCCCTCTCCATCACCAACACCAACCTGTCCACAGTCCCCTTCCTCGCCTTTAAACACCTGGTGTATCTGACCCACCTCAACCTCTCCTACAATCCCATCAGCGCCATCGAAGCCGGCATGTTCTCGGACCTGATCCGCCTTCAGGAGCTTCACATAGTGGGCGCGCAGCTCCGCACCATTGAGCCTCACTCCTTCCAAGGGCTCCGCTTCCTCCGTGTGCTCAATGTGTCTCAGAATCTACTGGAGACTTTGGAAGAGAACGTCTTCTCCTCCCCTAGGGCTTTGGAGGTCCTGAGCATCAACAACAACCCCCTGGCCTGCGACTGCCGTCTCCTGTGGATCCTGCAGCGGCACCCCACGCTGCAGTTCGGGGGCCAGCAGCCCATGTGCGCCGGCCCCGACACCATCCGCGAGAGATCGTTCAAGGATTTCCACAGCACTgccctttctttttactttacctgcaaaaaacccaaaatccgTGAAAAGAAGCTGCAGCATCTGCTCGTGGACGAAGGGCAGACAGTCCAGCTCGAATGCAGCGCGGACGGAGACCCTCAGCCTGTCATTTCCTGGGTGACGCCGCGGAGGCGTTTTATCACTGCCAAGTCCAACGGAAGAGCCACCGTGTTGGGCGACGGCACCTTGGAAATCCGCTTTGCCCAGGATCAAGACAGCGGGATGTACGTTTGCATCGCCAGCAACGCGGCGGGGAATGACACCTACACGGCCTCTTTAACGGTGAAAGGCTTCACCTCAGACCGCTTCCTTTATGCCAACAGGACCCCTATGTACATGACAGACTCCAACGACACCATGTCCAACGGCACCAATGCCAACACTTTCTCCCTGGACCTCAAAACAATACTGGTGTCTACGGCCATGGGCTGTTTCACATTCCTGGgagtggttttattttgttttctcctcctgtttgtgtGGAGCCGAGGGAAAGGCAAGCATAAAAACAGCATTGACCTCGAGTATGTGCCCCGAAAAAACAATGGTGCTGTTGTGGAAGGGGAGGTGGCTGGACCCAGAAGGTTCAACATGAAAATGATCTGA